The following coding sequences lie in one Methanohalophilus levihalophilus genomic window:
- the arcS gene encoding archaeosine synthase subunit alpha: MSRFFEVHQREGAGRIGTLMLKSKITTPTILDVRQFGDLENSSIIYPGNLWGMHGVKNTTALMEEIREKADDNALIIYPSRSYPPEIAEKCDLSKPSNEKIEGPVGIAFSEDDCTFPKDLYILDGAGTFDNKSRKLFQKIVDIRNKIPEDSVLYAPNIATPENLSMLIFLGIDAVDNTRALVAAGNNIYFTPAGAFHLDSLTELPCGCPACKDHTPSSLLELEAEERKTLLENHNNTILESEIAICREMIRKGSLREYVEGKCRSQPWLTALLRHADSEYDYIESQTPISRRAPLLATTSESLTRPEVVRFAKRVQERYVPPEKDILLLLPCSAKKPYSISLSHSKFIRALGKNRKYVQELILTSPMGIVPRELEIVYPAAHYDTTVTGYWDAEEQKWVESCLEKFLEKHHYKHIIAHVDGEYREICEEVTRKTGIEFVYTAEGSCTTSASLKKLEATLNGIDTELLRKGDWRKDTLRAIADYQFGSGAGNLLVQESDKIKAPYPKHQVFAGKTQVATLVPQYGLMALGLEGVKRIIEMGNYIVHIDDFVPRGSILAPGVTDADPDIRPLDEVIVVGEKAMGVGRAFMSGKEMKESARGIAVDLRHVKKL, translated from the coding sequence ATGAGCAGGTTTTTTGAAGTGCACCAGAGGGAAGGAGCCGGAAGAATCGGCACCCTGATGCTTAAAAGTAAAATTACTACACCCACAATTCTTGATGTTCGCCAGTTTGGGGATCTGGAAAACAGCTCCATAATCTATCCGGGAAATCTCTGGGGAATGCACGGAGTAAAAAACACAACTGCTCTAATGGAAGAAATAAGGGAAAAGGCAGATGACAATGCGCTTATAATTTACCCATCAAGAAGCTACCCACCCGAAATAGCTGAAAAATGTGATCTGTCAAAGCCATCCAATGAGAAAATAGAGGGACCTGTAGGAATTGCATTCAGTGAAGATGACTGCACATTCCCAAAGGATCTCTATATACTGGATGGCGCCGGCACTTTTGATAATAAATCCCGGAAATTGTTTCAGAAAATTGTTGACATCAGAAACAAGATCCCTGAGGATTCTGTTCTGTATGCCCCAAATATTGCAACCCCGGAAAATCTTTCAATGCTCATATTTCTCGGGATTGACGCAGTGGATAATACTCGGGCTCTGGTAGCCGCAGGAAATAACATCTATTTCACACCTGCAGGTGCATTCCATCTGGACAGCCTTACGGAACTCCCATGCGGATGTCCTGCATGCAAGGACCATACTCCTTCAAGCCTTTTGGAACTTGAAGCTGAAGAAAGAAAAACGCTACTTGAAAATCATAACAATACAATTCTTGAATCGGAAATTGCAATCTGCAGGGAGATGATCCGGAAAGGAAGCCTCCGGGAGTACGTTGAGGGCAAATGTCGCAGCCAGCCATGGCTTACCGCTTTACTCAGACATGCCGATTCAGAATATGATTACATCGAATCCCAAACCCCTATTTCACGTCGGGCACCGCTACTGGCCACAACTTCCGAAAGCCTGACCCGCCCGGAGGTCGTACGTTTTGCAAAACGTGTCCAGGAACGCTATGTTCCACCTGAAAAAGACATCCTTCTCCTGCTTCCCTGCTCGGCAAAAAAGCCGTATTCCATATCCCTATCACATTCCAAATTCATCCGTGCCCTTGGAAAGAATCGCAAGTATGTACAGGAACTTATCCTGACATCCCCAATGGGAATTGTACCACGGGAACTCGAGATTGTCTATCCTGCTGCACATTATGATACAACCGTGACCGGGTACTGGGATGCCGAAGAGCAAAAATGGGTGGAAAGTTGTCTGGAGAAATTCCTGGAGAAACATCACTACAAGCACATAATTGCCCATGTCGACGGAGAGTACAGGGAAATCTGTGAGGAAGTTACCCGGAAAACCGGAATTGAATTTGTTTACACAGCCGAAGGAAGTTGCACAACCTCTGCTTCGCTTAAGAAACTGGAAGCTACACTCAATGGCATTGATACCGAACTCTTAAGAAAAGGAGACTGGCGAAAGGATACACTAAGAGCAATTGCAGACTACCAGTTTGGATCTGGTGCTGGAAATCTATTGGTGCAGGAAAGTGACAAAATCAAAGCTCCCTATCCAAAGCATCAGGTTTTTGCAGGCAAGACACAGGTTGCAACCCTTGTTCCCCAATATGGTTTGATGGCGCTTGGACTTGAAGGAGTTAAACGAATAATTGAAATGGGCAATTATATCGTGCACATCGATGATTTTGTTCCCAGGGGTTCAATTCTTGCACCCGGAGTCACGGATGCTGACCCCGACATCCGGCCACTGGATGAAGTTATCGTTGTCGGGGAAAAAGCAATGGGAGTTGGACGTGCTTTTATGAGCGGGAAAGAAATGAAAGAATCCGCCCGTGGAATTGCAGTGGACTTGCGACACGTTAAAAAGCTGTGA
- a CDS encoding FAD-binding oxidoreductase, translating to MLLQNLRDIVGNENVSDSTSDKLCYSCDASQEKGMPDYIVRPETADEISEIVKLAANENMPIVTRGAGSGLAGGAVPLRGGIVLDMSRMNNILDIDIDNLQVTLQPGVVHTKLNEALKPYGFFFPPDPGSTKMCTIGGLIANNGSGMRSVKYGTTSRYVLDLEVVLADGSIIRTGSRTLKTASGYDLTSLMVGSEGTLGVMTEVVLRIHPLPRTRLVILLTFESASKAGEAVVRTLSSGVIPSACEILDNTTINALKAYDPSLDLPESGDMLMMEVDGNEGAVKDAAHTVEEVCKDIAVDIRAASTEEESEKLWAARRVVGAAITRLDPKRNRVYVGEDVGVPIKHIPEMIEHVHSISREVGMPIMIYGHIGDGNLHTGMSIDMLNDDEWEKLFRIADMIYQKTIELGGTVSAEHGIGSARGKYMKAEHSTSMPVMAAIKKALDPQGIMNPGKLGLEDF from the coding sequence ATGCTTCTTCAAAATCTTAGAGATATAGTCGGAAATGAGAATGTCAGCGATTCCACATCGGACAAACTTTGCTATTCCTGTGATGCTTCTCAGGAAAAGGGAATGCCTGATTACATTGTCAGGCCAGAAACAGCCGATGAAATCAGCGAAATAGTGAAACTTGCTGCAAATGAAAACATGCCCATTGTCACAAGGGGTGCAGGTAGCGGTCTTGCAGGTGGGGCAGTGCCGCTTAGGGGTGGCATTGTGCTTGACATGAGTAGGATGAACAATATTCTTGATATTGACATTGATAATCTTCAGGTTACTTTGCAACCGGGTGTTGTGCACACAAAGCTAAACGAAGCACTCAAGCCTTACGGTTTTTTCTTTCCCCCTGACCCGGGAAGCACCAAGATGTGTACAATCGGGGGACTAATTGCAAATAACGGCAGTGGAATGCGTTCTGTGAAATACGGGACGACTTCACGCTACGTGCTTGATCTCGAAGTTGTGCTCGCTGATGGGAGCATAATACGGACAGGTTCCAGGACACTAAAAACAGCGTCCGGATATGATTTGACATCACTCATGGTAGGTTCGGAAGGAACTCTCGGCGTAATGACAGAAGTTGTTCTTCGCATTCACCCTCTTCCACGAACACGTCTGGTGATATTACTCACCTTTGAAAGTGCAAGCAAAGCCGGAGAGGCGGTTGTAAGAACCCTTTCTTCGGGTGTAATTCCCTCTGCATGTGAAATTCTTGATAATACCACAATTAATGCTCTGAAAGCCTATGACCCGTCACTTGATCTTCCTGAATCGGGGGACATGTTGATGATGGAAGTAGACGGCAACGAGGGCGCCGTCAAGGATGCTGCCCATACCGTTGAAGAGGTCTGTAAAGATATTGCAGTTGATATTCGTGCAGCTTCCACGGAGGAAGAAAGCGAGAAGCTCTGGGCTGCAAGAAGAGTTGTAGGTGCTGCAATTACCCGTCTGGACCCAAAAAGGAATCGTGTGTACGTTGGCGAGGATGTAGGCGTTCCAATCAAACACATTCCGGAAATGATTGAACACGTGCATTCGATTTCCAGGGAAGTCGGAATGCCAATTATGATTTACGGACATATCGGGGACGGAAATCTCCATACCGGAATGAGCATTGACATGCTCAATGACGATGAATGGGAGAAACTCTTCCGAATTGCTGATATGATTTATCAAAAAACGATTGAATTAGGGGGGACCGTTTCTGCAGAACACGGAATCGGCTCTGCCCGCGGGAAATACATGAAAGCTGAACATTCAACCTCAATGCCCGTTATGGCTGCTATCAAGAAAGCTCTTGATCCGCAGGGAATTATGAATCCCGGAAAACTCGGACTGGAGGATTTCTGA
- a CDS encoding glutaredoxin family protein, with amino-acid sequence MMTEDVILYTLSTCPWCRKSKAYLNERNIPFDNIEYDLADEETKEMIRNVIEESGEKLAFPFLKKGDQCICGYNPKKYAEILGR; translated from the coding sequence ATGATGACCGAAGACGTTATTTTGTATACACTCAGCACATGTCCATGGTGTCGGAAGAGTAAGGCATACCTCAATGAACGCAACATTCCTTTTGATAACATCGAATACGATCTTGCGGATGAGGAAACAAAGGAAATGATCCGCAATGTAATCGAGGAATCGGGCGAAAAACTTGCATTTCCTTTCCTGAAAAAGGGAGATCAGTGTATCTGCGGATACAATCCGAAAAAATATGCCGAAATTCTGGGGCGCTGA
- the tes gene encoding tetraether lipid synthase Tes: MEYTKSICPECLDVIEAKIFEENDMIMMEKTCPEHGDFREVYWSDAKLYQKFKKFEKMGDGISNPMTKTSQGCPKDCGICEKHKTTTLLANIDVTNRCNMSCPICFANAKTRGLIYEPTFEQIVDMLKMLRDEKPTRCFSVQFSGGEPTVRDDLPEIIRVAEEMGFVQIQIATNGIRIAKDLDYAKRMMKAGLRTVYLSFDGISEEIYRDMRGFNAFPMKVQAIKNCRAADIRSVDLVPTIARGINDHEIGDIIRFAADNRDVVKGVNFQPIAFTGRIDQESRNQKRFTIPDLIKSVEEQTEGQVPADAWYPVPFVVPVSRFLEKVQRRNLPEFTVHPHCGAATYAFVENGKLIPITDFIDVEGFMGILDDASEELNGKRPKDMLVLAKVLKMIPQVVDSEKGPKDINVTKLLVNVIKDGGKEVTRQFHRNAMFLGCMHFQDPYNFDAHRVESCGVHYATPDGRVIPFCTYNTLHRDAVESKFLRPYESKPTAIES, encoded by the coding sequence GTGGAGTATACCAAATCAATTTGTCCAGAATGTCTGGACGTTATTGAAGCTAAAATATTCGAAGAAAACGATATGATAATGATGGAAAAAACATGCCCGGAACATGGGGATTTCCGGGAAGTATATTGGTCTGACGCCAAACTCTATCAAAAATTCAAAAAGTTTGAAAAAATGGGAGATGGAATCTCCAATCCCATGACAAAAACAAGCCAGGGATGCCCAAAAGATTGTGGTATTTGTGAGAAACACAAAACTACAACACTTCTTGCAAACATCGATGTTACCAACCGTTGTAACATGAGTTGCCCTATCTGCTTTGCAAATGCAAAAACCAGAGGTCTGATCTATGAACCTACCTTTGAGCAAATAGTCGATATGCTCAAGATGCTAAGGGATGAAAAACCAACCCGATGTTTCTCAGTCCAGTTTTCCGGCGGAGAACCGACGGTTCGTGATGATCTCCCTGAAATAATTAGAGTCGCGGAAGAGATGGGGTTTGTGCAGATCCAGATAGCAACCAATGGAATTCGGATCGCAAAGGACCTTGATTATGCCAAAAGGATGATGAAGGCCGGATTGCGAACTGTTTATCTCTCCTTTGATGGCATCAGCGAGGAAATATATCGGGATATGCGCGGATTCAATGCATTTCCAATGAAAGTCCAGGCCATTAAAAATTGCAGGGCTGCAGATATCAGGAGCGTTGATCTTGTACCCACAATCGCCAGGGGCATCAATGATCACGAAATCGGGGATATTATCAGGTTTGCGGCCGACAATCGGGATGTTGTCAAGGGAGTTAATTTCCAGCCAATTGCTTTTACAGGAAGGATTGATCAGGAAAGCCGCAACCAGAAACGCTTCACAATTCCGGATCTGATAAAGAGTGTGGAAGAACAAACCGAAGGCCAGGTTCCGGCAGATGCCTGGTATCCTGTTCCCTTTGTAGTTCCCGTCTCAAGATTCCTGGAAAAAGTCCAGAGAAGAAACCTTCCCGAGTTTACAGTGCATCCGCATTGCGGGGCGGCTACCTATGCATTTGTTGAAAATGGAAAGCTGATACCAATCACAGATTTCATAGACGTGGAAGGATTCATGGGAATCCTTGATGATGCATCAGAAGAACTCAATGGAAAACGACCCAAAGACATGCTAGTCCTCGCAAAAGTCCTGAAAATGATCCCTCAGGTTGTAGATTCCGAAAAGGGACCAAAAGACATCAACGTTACAAAACTGCTTGTCAACGTAATCAAGGACGGTGGAAAAGAAGTCACACGGCAATTCCACAGGAACGCCATGTTTCTGGGATGTATGCATTTCCAGGACCCGTATAATTTCGATGCTCACAGGGTTGAAAGTTGCGGAGTCCATTATGCAACCCCCGATGGAAGGGTGATACCATTCTGCACCTACAACACCTTGCACCGGGACGCTGTGGAATCAAAATTCCTGCGCCCTTATGAAAGCAAACCGACTGCCATAGAATCCTGA
- a CDS encoding diacylglycerol/polyprenol kinase family protein — translation MARESSCKSANSQNTYQPLRKIIHIGGVALPFIAHFYGQFPAIMLLVLSLVGFLLLELLKSRIKHTPFAKSIWKSSELNNFALDPFLYAISVLLLLLLSYRIEPALCYVAIVVLSVGDSMAALVGFFGRIYIKGCSKTLEGTIAGFVTSSFIGYWFAGEIAVVGCAAGMITELFCCKYDNLAIPFAALFAMIFLKTSGLT, via the coding sequence ATGGCCCGAGAGTCCAGTTGCAAATCAGCGAATTCGCAAAACACATACCAGCCTTTGCGGAAAATAATACACATCGGTGGTGTAGCGCTACCTTTTATTGCACATTTTTATGGGCAGTTTCCTGCAATTATGCTGTTGGTTTTGAGTCTTGTCGGTTTCTTGCTACTTGAACTCCTTAAATCACGAATCAAGCATACGCCATTTGCAAAGTCAATCTGGAAATCCAGTGAACTGAATAATTTTGCACTGGATCCGTTCCTTTATGCGATATCGGTACTTTTGTTACTCCTGCTTTCATATCGGATTGAACCAGCTCTCTGCTATGTTGCAATAGTGGTACTGTCTGTGGGTGATTCCATGGCAGCACTGGTGGGGTTTTTCGGAAGAATCTACATTAAGGGCTGCTCCAAGACCCTTGAAGGTACAATTGCCGGATTTGTAACTTCATCCTTCATAGGATATTGGTTTGCAGGTGAAATTGCCGTTGTGGGTTGTGCAGCGGGAATGATCACAGAACTTTTCTGCTGTAAATATGATAATCTTGCAATACCATTTGCTGCATTATTTGCAATGATATTTCTAAAAACATCGGGGTTGACGTAA
- a CDS encoding ferredoxin-thioredoxin reductase catalytic domain-containing protein — protein sequence MDTEKRKAQYREMFGRVADALGYKFSPDEEIVDFILEQEVTLEKKHGNPFCPCQGLKGNREEDMKIVCPCIPFNREHFDAMKRCWCGLFVHKDVEDPDELEQLAYSEFNS from the coding sequence ATGGACACAGAAAAGCGAAAAGCCCAATATCGCGAGATGTTCGGCCGGGTGGCCGATGCTCTTGGGTACAAATTCAGCCCGGATGAGGAAATCGTGGATTTCATACTTGAGCAGGAAGTCACTTTGGAGAAAAAACACGGAAATCCTTTTTGCCCCTGTCAGGGACTTAAAGGCAATCGTGAAGAAGACATGAAAATCGTATGCCCTTGCATTCCGTTCAACCGGGAACATTTTGATGCCATGAAACGATGCTGGTGTGGCCTTTTTGTTCATAAGGACGTTGAAGATCCCGATGAACTCGAGCAATTGGCATACAGTGAATTTAACAGCTAA
- a CDS encoding 3-isopropylmalate dehydratase small subunit, whose amino-acid sequence MKGKAWKFGDDVDTDAVIPGRYLVMNTPEELAVHAFEGVRPDFAKNVHENDVIVSGNNFGCGSSREHAPIALKGTKVSCVIAKSFARIFFRNAINIGVALLECPDTDRIDEGDELDIDLASGVIKNLTKNEQYQATPLPDFVREIVDAGGLIEYTRKLIA is encoded by the coding sequence ATGAAGGGCAAAGCATGGAAATTCGGCGATGACGTCGACACTGACGCAGTCATCCCGGGAAGATACCTGGTAATGAATACTCCTGAAGAGCTGGCAGTCCACGCCTTCGAAGGAGTAAGACCTGATTTTGCAAAGAATGTCCATGAAAACGATGTTATTGTTTCCGGAAACAACTTTGGATGCGGCTCTTCAAGGGAGCATGCACCAATTGCCCTGAAGGGAACAAAAGTCAGTTGCGTTATTGCAAAGTCGTTTGCAAGGATTTTCTTCCGCAATGCAATCAATATTGGTGTCGCACTCCTTGAGTGCCCTGATACAGATCGCATTGATGAGGGAGATGAACTGGACATCGATCTTGCAAGCGGCGTTATTAAAAACCTTACTAAAAATGAACAGTATCAGGCAACTCCTCTGCCTGACTTTGTCCGCGAAATTGTTGATGCAGGCGGACTTATCGAATACACACGCAAACTTATTGCCTGA
- a CDS encoding UPF0058 family protein — translation MHKDELIQLHTLMAQIKKYLESQGIDHDFDEYNSLAISPVHIHRSKAEHKHAIFVLGNHLASIIAEDEFSSPGRTSVRMQELADKSGRRMPDDDQ, via the coding sequence ATGCACAAAGATGAATTGATCCAGCTGCACACTTTAATGGCGCAGATAAAGAAGTACCTGGAAAGTCAGGGAATAGACCATGACTTCGATGAGTACAATTCACTTGCTATCAGCCCGGTTCATATTCATCGCAGCAAGGCGGAGCATAAGCACGCAATCTTTGTTCTCGGAAATCATCTAGCATCCATTATTGCAGAGGATGAATTTTCTTCCCCCGGACGCACCTCTGTCAGGATGCAGGAACTTGCGGATAAATCCGGCAGAAGGATGCCGGATGATGATCAGTAA
- a CDS encoding Rieske (2Fe-2S) protein, translating into MEEENWTLAAQESELKDDRKAISLNGQNILLIRKDDEIFAVENRCIHMNCKFTRGELNGYNLKCPCHDWEFDIRSGEMTVASELKLAVYPAKIDSGTIYIEMGD; encoded by the coding sequence TTGGAAGAAGAAAACTGGACCCTAGCAGCCCAAGAAAGTGAATTGAAAGATGACCGTAAAGCCATTTCCCTGAATGGACAGAATATTCTTCTCATCAGGAAAGATGATGAGATTTTTGCAGTAGAAAACAGATGCATTCATATGAACTGCAAGTTCACAAGAGGTGAACTTAATGGCTATAACCTGAAATGTCCCTGCCATGACTGGGAATTTGACATCCGAAGTGGAGAAATGACAGTGGCATCCGAGCTTAAATTAGCAGTATATCCTGCAAAGATTGACAGCGGAACAATTTACATTGAAATGGGGGATTAA
- a CDS encoding isocitrate/isopropylmalate dehydrogenase family protein → MAQYKVPVLPGDGIGPEIVAEGMKVIDAAGEKFGFDVDWIEFPQGADHYLETGELISEDTLKELSNYKTIYLGSIGDDRIAPGVLEKGILLAARFYFDQYINLRPIKLLEGAWCPLKDKTPADIDFVVVRENTEDFYIGIGGRANKGMSKDLLEVNRTLYNAKFGLDIETDSEEIAYQIGMISKEGTQRVINYSFDLAEGRNKHVSSVDKANVLSDIYGFWREEFNTIADKHPDVKTDFNFVDAITMWFVKNPEWFDVVVTPNMFGDIITDLGAMVQGGLGLAPGGNINPEGTSMFEPIHGSAPKYKGQNKVNPIATIWAGAMLIEQLGEKEAADSIVKAIEQNIKEAKVQTYDMGGSHGTSDIGDDIARIVLEM, encoded by the coding sequence ATGGCACAATATAAAGTTCCGGTTCTGCCAGGTGACGGCATCGGTCCGGAAATCGTAGCAGAAGGTATGAAAGTCATCGACGCAGCCGGAGAGAAATTCGGATTTGACGTTGACTGGATTGAGTTCCCACAGGGAGCTGACCACTACCTTGAGACAGGTGAACTGATCTCAGAAGACACGCTTAAAGAACTTTCAAATTACAAGACTATCTACCTTGGTTCAATCGGAGACGACAGGATTGCACCAGGTGTACTTGAGAAAGGAATCCTGCTTGCAGCAAGGTTCTACTTTGACCAGTACATCAACCTGCGCCCAATCAAGCTTCTTGAAGGTGCATGGTGCCCGCTCAAGGACAAAACCCCTGCAGACATCGACTTCGTTGTTGTCAGGGAAAACACCGAAGACTTCTACATCGGAATCGGTGGAAGGGCAAACAAAGGCATGAGCAAAGATCTCCTCGAGGTAAACAGGACACTCTACAATGCAAAGTTCGGCCTTGATATCGAGACAGACAGTGAGGAAATTGCTTACCAGATAGGTATGATCTCCAAGGAAGGCACACAGAGAGTAATCAACTACTCCTTCGACCTTGCTGAAGGCAGAAACAAACACGTTTCCTCCGTTGATAAGGCAAATGTCCTTTCCGACATCTACGGATTCTGGAGAGAAGAATTCAACACAATCGCTGACAAGCACCCTGATGTAAAGACCGATTTCAACTTCGTTGACGCAATAACCATGTGGTTTGTCAAGAACCCTGAATGGTTCGACGTAGTTGTCACACCTAACATGTTCGGTGACATCATTACTGACCTTGGAGCAATGGTTCAGGGCGGTCTCGGACTTGCCCCAGGAGGAAACATCAACCCTGAAGGTACCAGTATGTTTGAGCCAATCCACGGTTCAGCACCAAAATACAAGGGTCAGAACAAGGTCAATCCAATCGCAACCATCTGGGCAGGTGCAATGCTTATCGAACAGCTCGGCGAGAAAGAAGCAGCTGATTCCATCGTCAAAGCTATCGAGCAGAACATCAAGGAAGCAAAGGTCCAGACCTACGACATGGGCGGCTCACACGGAACTTCCGATATCGGCGATGATATCGCAAGAATCGTGCTCGAGATGTAA
- the rimI gene encoding ribosomal protein S18-alanine N-acetyltransferase, producing the protein MQIRNFMGSDFEQIIQIEMEAFTEHNPYIYMNFYELNPEGFFVAEENGIIYGFVMGYLSDELEGRIFSLAVRSDIRGKGIGTRLLRRILKEFRRLNLQSAKLEVRESNLKAIDLYKRMGFLECWCEAGYYSDGEDAVVMKKRLLPKHLQKPEVRTVDNFY; encoded by the coding sequence GTGCAAATCCGAAATTTCATGGGATCTGATTTTGAACAGATCATCCAGATTGAAATGGAAGCATTTACAGAGCATAATCCCTATATCTATATGAATTTCTACGAGCTGAATCCGGAAGGTTTTTTTGTAGCTGAGGAAAACGGAATCATATACGGATTCGTTATGGGGTATCTAAGCGACGAACTGGAAGGCCGCATATTCTCTCTTGCCGTCCGCAGTGACATCCGGGGAAAAGGAATCGGAACCAGGCTTCTGAGGAGGATATTGAAGGAATTTAGACGTCTTAATTTACAATCTGCTAAACTGGAAGTCAGGGAAAGTAACCTCAAGGCAATTGATCTATACAAGAGAATGGGGTTTTTAGAATGCTGGTGCGAGGCAGGGTATTATTCTGACGGAGAAGATGCGGTTGTTATGAAAAAACGCTTGTTGCCTAAACATCTTCAAAAACCAGAAGTCAGAACCGTTGACAATTTTTACTGA
- a CDS encoding (Fe-S)-binding protein — protein MAEDLRTVLKCVHCGTCRAYCPVFEELGWESTNARGRVLISHAILEGQEIDESIIKTIATCTTCGLCEEMCPAGATPPSVVESARKQLTGKGLQTEAQKGLAETTIEKGNPLGEEKSRLHWMEEQELPEKAEYVYFVGCMNSYRYPEVAKKTFELLKPYGVSPLSDEVCCGSPLERTGSDASELIEHNIRQIREMGAHTIITGCAGCYAALRKYYPDDLKIIHVAEFLADKIEALDIKKQDLVVSYHDPCHLGRSGGVYDAPRKLIEEATTLVEMASHHETSHCCGGGGGVRRGYPDLSLKIAERRISEMPEEAELLVTSCPLCRSNLEQACKKKIIDIVELL, from the coding sequence ATGGCCGAAGATCTGCGTACCGTTCTGAAATGTGTACACTGCGGAACTTGCAGGGCATACTGTCCGGTCTTTGAAGAGCTTGGCTGGGAATCCACAAATGCCAGAGGTCGTGTTTTGATATCTCATGCTATTCTTGAAGGTCAGGAAATAGATGAGAGTATCATCAAAACAATTGCTACCTGTACGACATGCGGATTGTGTGAAGAAATGTGTCCTGCAGGTGCAACTCCTCCTTCGGTTGTTGAAAGTGCACGCAAGCAGCTTACAGGGAAAGGTCTACAGACAGAAGCCCAGAAGGGCTTGGCTGAGACCACAATTGAAAAAGGAAATCCTCTAGGTGAGGAAAAATCCCGTCTGCACTGGATGGAAGAACAGGAACTTCCTGAAAAGGCTGAGTACGTTTATTTCGTAGGATGCATGAATTCATATCGCTATCCAGAGGTTGCGAAGAAAACATTTGAACTTTTAAAACCATATGGTGTATCCCCCCTCAGCGATGAAGTGTGCTGCGGATCACCTCTTGAAAGGACTGGCTCCGATGCATCCGAACTTATCGAGCATAACATCAGGCAGATCAGGGAGATGGGTGCTCATACAATTATCACCGGTTGTGCAGGCTGCTATGCAGCTCTCAGGAAATACTATCCTGACGACCTCAAAATAATTCATGTGGCTGAATTCCTGGCTGACAAGATTGAAGCACTTGATATCAAGAAGCAGGATCTCGTTGTTTCTTACCACGACCCTTGTCACCTCGGAAGGAGCGGTGGCGTTTATGATGCTCCAAGGAAATTAATCGAGGAAGCAACAACACTGGTTGAAATGGCATCTCATCACGAAACATCCCACTGCTGTGGCGGCGGTGGTGGAGTCAGGCGTGGATATCCTGATCTCTCCCTGAAAATAGCTGAAAGAAGAATAAGTGAAATGCCCGAAGAAGCCGAGTTGCTTGTGACTTCGTGTCCTCTGTGCCGCTCCAATCTTGAGCAGGCATGTAAAAAGAAGATAATAGATATTGTAGAATTATTATAA
- a CDS encoding methyltransferase domain-containing protein, protein MPSNDYVHGYSERESIRLCDQANTLEELLHSDTMYPSGSKVLEAGCGIGAQTAILARNSPEAHITSVDISEDSLNSAKERILKEGITNVDFFVENLFDLPFEDESFDHVFVCFVLEHLKEPVKALESLRRVLKKGGTITVIEGDHGSCFFHPETENALKAWNSLIEVQAKIQGDSLIGRQVYPLLKKAGFNDITVSPRMVYSDSSRPHMEEGFVRKTIIPMVEGVRENAVEMGLIDSEAFDSGIEDLHKTAADYGTFMYTFFKGVGKK, encoded by the coding sequence ATGCCTTCTAATGACTATGTTCATGGTTATTCTGAAAGGGAATCGATTCGCCTCTGCGATCAGGCAAACACACTTGAAGAGCTTTTGCATAGCGATACAATGTATCCTTCAGGCAGTAAGGTACTTGAAGCAGGATGCGGGATTGGTGCACAAACCGCTATACTCGCACGGAACAGTCCGGAAGCTCATATCACTTCTGTTGACATTTCCGAAGATTCTCTCAATTCGGCAAAAGAACGTATTTTGAAAGAAGGGATAACTAATGTAGATTTTTTTGTGGAAAATCTCTTTGATCTACCGTTTGAAGATGAAAGTTTTGATCATGTTTTTGTTTGTTTTGTTTTGGAACATCTTAAGGAACCAGTTAAAGCCTTAGAAAGTTTGCGCAGGGTTCTCAAAAAAGGCGGAACTATCACGGTAATTGAAGGAGATCATGGCTCATGCTTTTTCCATCCGGAGACTGAGAATGCACTGAAAGCATGGAATAGTTTGATAGAAGTGCAAGCGAAAATTCAAGGCGATTCACTCATTGGAAGGCAGGTTTATCCACTTCTCAAAAAAGCAGGCTTCAATGACATTACGGTATCTCCCCGCATGGTCTATAGTGACTCCAGCCGTCCTCATATGGAAGAAGGATTTGTGAGAAAAACCATTATTCCTATGGTAGAAGGTGTAAGGGAAAATGCCGTTGAAATGGGACTAATCGATTCTGAAGCGTTTGACAGTGGAATAGAAGACCTTCACAAGACCGCGGCAGACTACGGGACATTTATGTATACTTTCTTTAAGGGCGTGGGGAAGAAATAA